Proteins encoded together in one Drosophila albomicans strain 15112-1751.03 chromosome 2R, ASM965048v2, whole genome shotgun sequence window:
- the LOC117574744 gene encoding phosphoinositide 3-kinase adapter protein 1 isoform X1, with product MFVTMDNSTNAFFSDNPCYFCNDTKSPRTPDSQSSGKGFSIFKRRNSKGSSPRPLAGNPEQMRLMTSANLDTTATMAFGSPRGSFNSLGGFSQHSFELQPLMYRQRSSNSHSESFRERLGSCNETHSSQCPGGGISEHDEVFNASKSQRHHTLPSGGNNSSGTRRHSFGNWAQQQQHQQHQQRQLNTSGSSTCTSPLIGPSSPDEVPSMLAPRPPVVSPNKFRGSSYRSRRDNCGNVNNTNGTPATGYGFGQPGYNMDDILIVTAKHSERAYLRATFLKNHFDKITKQRGRKPFNFLHIKIDDGPFSEEIAQKYQNTALQIFILCPALLALPHSFLMAQLSSIIRVEKVLAILLDVGEDKVKEMHKTALPSYYKWRRCVVRDNDQAQISNILGIATDILGRALCQRPPCQDNSNSSNNNSISRSLSSCSEGFTVLPKKVKQGQNKVLAMLAEPLKPNDALKLLVEKSGELIEIRNFKCRNPYTIQFAIPESCMEISTMIEIRIEKNNKSLGARPIKCESRLRELEQLLRIEDSPIEFMCHALGVGPLERDALDQHLLQCFQRNMPPNFHLLNGPYERQPHFFSRLESSPEEYPTLLHFAARWGFNRLCLQLMECPGGDTACGVRNCAGRTPAELAEQEGHHKLAQNIVSFSEFHNLTMVYHYFKGIENPSSGASSPGAQTKPPAAATTAAAAKNPPPTQVVIGALPASPRAKPPKQLPTAAEYMEMSSGSERENTPEVRAKTETMAISNLNYISVETEDENLQCSATEKHLESSKVLETPTTTGPAQTTNELRINEPPYYQSKEQNKSQDVVDGAAATDKFSQECSQLLEANAAGNDYVMQPSNIPVQQPDDGNYLFQPSNRPVEEPLRPSRSTMRLPQVTPAYGTLKRSASDASSSTRANADDELAEIMHDFKNNVLSLGEVELLVEKWKHRNDVQQSFREKQEQIDQMRREYVRINDLVKLQMKRDTPFERIKKLFSRQKAATEKHQHSQSCADSLLDETKSSIATSCSLKSSARPISSLSLQSVSSSSSSSGRLSTGSNCSGASLGDSGTHSDHEDRRQFGCRLGNPGTLLDNYLVPPPPRPVFTPVSTPGDERHQIVFPSPMSSCSRLHTPTSPTGSDHYQMFPSNIPVYGNGSQPLSTSQSSSYLNTIMETKEQDTQQHYQNGVTLQPIKVNERPNIIYGKLTKSNSSNGCSSFKPKQVACPQVGCIEVQAEVYQNVGQDTTATTSEAVGKEQATESPNYMNC from the exons ATGTTTGTCACCATGGATAATAGTACAAACGCTTTCTTCTCAG ATAATCCCTGTTATTTCTGCAATGACACCAAATCGCCCCGCACCCCGGACTCGCAGTCGTCGGGCAAGGGCTTCTCGATATTCAAACGTCGCAACTCCAAGGGCAGCAGCCCGCGGCCATTGGCCGGCAATCCGGAACAGATGCGTCTCATGACATCGGCCAACTTGgatacaacagcaacaatggccTTTGGCAGCCCTCGCGGCAGCTTCAACTCTCTGGGCGGTTTCTCACAA CACTCGTTTGAACTGCAGCCGCTGATGTATCGCCAACGATCGTCGAATTCGCATTCGGAATCATTTCGCGAGCGTCTTGGCTCCTGCAATGAAACGCACAGCTCTCAGTGCCCTGGAGGTGGCATCTCAGAGCACGATGAGGTCTTCAATGCAAG CAAATCCCAGCGTCATCACACGCTGCCAAGTGGAggaaacaacagcagcggcacaCGTCGCCATTCGTTTGGCAACtgggcacaacaacagcagcatcaacagcatcagcagcgacAGCTCAACACATCTGGCAGCTCGACGTGCACATCGCCATTGATTGGCCCCAGCTCGCCGGATGAGGTGCCCAGCATGCTGGCCCCACGTCCGCCAGTGGTGTCGCCAAACAAATTTCGCGGCAGCTCCTATCGCAGTCGCAGAG ACAACTGCGGCAACGTGAACAACACAAACGGAACACCAGCAACCGGCTACGGCTTCGGTCAGCCGGGTTACAACATGGACGACATTCTGATCGTCACTGCCAAGCACAGTGAACGCGCCTATCTGCGCGCCACTTTCCTGAAGAACCATTTCGACAAGATCACCAAGCAGCGCGGACGCAAACCATTCAA TTTTCTGCACATTAAAATTGATGATGGCCCCTTCAGCGAGGAGATCGCCCAGAAATATCAGAATACAGCATTACAGATTTTCATATTGTGTCCCGCCTTACTGGCACTACCACACAGCTTTCTGATGGCCCAACTGTCGTCGATCATACGCGTGGAGAAGGTGCTGGCCATACTGCTGGATGTGGGCGAGGATAAGGTCAAGGAGATGCACAAGACAGCGCTGCCCAGCTACTACAAGTGGCGTCGTTGTGTGGTGCGTGACAATGATCAGGCGCAGATCAGCAACATACTCGGCATTGCCACCGATATCTTGGGACGTGCGTTGTGCCAACGGCCTCCGTGTCAggacaacagcaatagcagcaacaacaacagcatttcACGCAGCTTATCCAGCTGCTCGGAGGGTTTCACCGTGCTGCCCAAGAAGGTGAAACAGGGTCAGAACAAAGTGTTGGCCATGCTGGCCGAACCTCTCAAACCCAACGATGCCCTCAAACTGCTCGTGGAGAAGTCGGGTGAGCTGATTGAGATCAGGAACTTCAAGTGTCGCAATCCCTATACTATACAGTTTGCCATACCCGAATCCTGCATGGAAATCTCCACAATGATCGAAATACGCATCGAGAAGAATAACAAGAGCCTCGGAGCACGTCCCATCAAATGCGAGAGTCGTCTACGTGAACTGGAGCAACTGTTGCGCATCGAGGATTCGCCCATTGAGTTCATGTGTCATGCGCTGGGCGTTGGTCCGCTGGAGCGTGATGCACTCGATCAGCATTTGCTGCAGTGCTTCCAACGCAACATGCCACCCAATTTCCATCTGCTCAACGGTCCCTACGAGCGTCAACCGCACTTCTTCTCACGCCTCGAGTCCAGTCCCGAAGAGTATCCTACACTGTTGCATTTCGCCGCACGTTGGGGCTTCAATCGGTTGTGTCTGCAGCTGATGGAGTGTCCGGGTGGCGACACAGCTTGTGGCGTGCGCAATTGCGCTGGACGCACACCCGCCGAGCTGGCCGAGCAGGAGGGACACCACAAGTTGGCACAGAATATTGTTAGCTTCTCGGAGTTTCACAATCTCACCATGGTCTATCATTACTTCAAGGGCATTGAGAATCCCAGCAGCGGAGCCAGCAGCCCAGGAGCTCAAACAaagccaccagcagcagcaacaacagcagcggctgccAAGAATCCTCCACCAACTCAAGTCGTGATTGGAGCGTTGCCCGCATCGCCGCGAGCCAAGCCGCCAAAGCAGCTGCCCACAGCCGCTGAGTACATGGAAATGTCGAGCGGTTCGGAGCGTGAAAATACGCCCGAGGTGCGTGCCAAGACTGAGACAATGGCCATATCGAATCTCAACTACATCAGCGTGGAGACCGAGGATGAGAATCTGCAGTGCAGTGCCACCGAGAAGCACCTCGAGAGCAGCAAAGTCCTCGaaactccaacaacaacaggaccTGCGCAGACAACAAATGAATTGCGCATCAATGAACCGCCATACTATCAATCCAAGGAGCAAAACAAATCCCAAGATGTGGTCGACGGTGCTGCGGCAACCGATAAGTTTAGCCAGGAGTGTTCACAGCTGCTCGAAGCGAATGCAGCTGGCAACGATTATGTAATGCAACCCTCCAACATACCAGTGCAGCAGCCCGACGATGGCAACTATCTGTTTCAGCCCTCCAATCGCCCAGTGGAAGAGCCACTGCGTCCCAGTCGCTCGACCATGCGGTTGCCCCAAGTGACACCAGCTTATGGCACACTGAAGCGCAGTGCCAGCGATGCCTCGAGCAGCACACGCGCCAATGCCGACGATGAGCTCGCCGAGATTATGCATGACTTCAAGAACAATGTGTTGTCGTTGGGTGAAGTCGAGTTGCTGGTGGAGAAGTGGAAGCATCGCAATGATGTGCAGCAAAGCTTTCGCGAGAAGCAGGAGCAGATCGATCAAATGCGACGCGAATATGTGCGCATCAATGATCTTGTCAAGCTGCAAATGAAACGCGACACGCCCTTCGAGCGCATCAAGAAACTATTCTCCCGACAAAAGGCAGCCACAGAGAAACATCAGCACAGTCAAAGCTGTGCCGATAGTCTGCTGGATGAGACCAAGAGTTCCATTGCCACAAGTTGTAGTCTCAAGTCATCGGCACGTCCCATTAGCTCGCTGAGTCTGCAGAGCGTTTCCAGCTCCAGTTCGTCGTCGGGTCGCCTCAGCACTGGCAGCAATTGCAGCGGCGCTTCGCTCGGTGATTCGGGCACGCATTCCGATCACGAGGATCGCCGACAGTTTGGCTGCCGCCTGGGAAATCCTGGCACGCTGTTGGACAACTATTTGGTTCCGCCACCGCCGCGTCCAGTTTTTACGCCCGTCTCAACACCAGGTGATGAACGCCATCAGATCGTCTTCCCATCGCCCATGTCGAGCTGCTCGCGCCTGCACACGCCCACAAGTCCGACGGGCTCGGATCATTATCAGATGTTTCCCTCGAACATACCCGTCTACGGAAATGGCAGCCAACCGTTGTCCACATCACAGAGCAGCAGCTATCTAAACACCATCATGGAGACAAAGGAGCAAGATACTCAGCAACACTATCAGAATGGCGTCACCTTGCAACCGATTAAGGTGAACGAACGCCCCAACATCATCTATGGCAAACTGACCAAGAGTAATTCCAGCAACGGCTGCAGCTCCTTTAAACCCAAACAGGTTGCCTGCCCCCAAGTGGGTTGCATTGAAGTCCAGGCTGAGGTCTATCAAAATGTGGGCCAAGATACAACTGCGACAACATCCGAAGCCGTTGGCAAAGAGCAGGCCACAGAGTCGCCCAACTACATGAACTGTTAA
- the LOC117574744 gene encoding phosphoinositide 3-kinase adapter protein 1 isoform X2, whose product MSLDNPCYFCNDTKSPRTPDSQSSGKGFSIFKRRNSKGSSPRPLAGNPEQMRLMTSANLDTTATMAFGSPRGSFNSLGGFSQHSFELQPLMYRQRSSNSHSESFRERLGSCNETHSSQCPGGGISEHDEVFNASKSQRHHTLPSGGNNSSGTRRHSFGNWAQQQQHQQHQQRQLNTSGSSTCTSPLIGPSSPDEVPSMLAPRPPVVSPNKFRGSSYRSRRDNCGNVNNTNGTPATGYGFGQPGYNMDDILIVTAKHSERAYLRATFLKNHFDKITKQRGRKPFNFLHIKIDDGPFSEEIAQKYQNTALQIFILCPALLALPHSFLMAQLSSIIRVEKVLAILLDVGEDKVKEMHKTALPSYYKWRRCVVRDNDQAQISNILGIATDILGRALCQRPPCQDNSNSSNNNSISRSLSSCSEGFTVLPKKVKQGQNKVLAMLAEPLKPNDALKLLVEKSGELIEIRNFKCRNPYTIQFAIPESCMEISTMIEIRIEKNNKSLGARPIKCESRLRELEQLLRIEDSPIEFMCHALGVGPLERDALDQHLLQCFQRNMPPNFHLLNGPYERQPHFFSRLESSPEEYPTLLHFAARWGFNRLCLQLMECPGGDTACGVRNCAGRTPAELAEQEGHHKLAQNIVSFSEFHNLTMVYHYFKGIENPSSGASSPGAQTKPPAAATTAAAAKNPPPTQVVIGALPASPRAKPPKQLPTAAEYMEMSSGSERENTPEVRAKTETMAISNLNYISVETEDENLQCSATEKHLESSKVLETPTTTGPAQTTNELRINEPPYYQSKEQNKSQDVVDGAAATDKFSQECSQLLEANAAGNDYVMQPSNIPVQQPDDGNYLFQPSNRPVEEPLRPSRSTMRLPQVTPAYGTLKRSASDASSSTRANADDELAEIMHDFKNNVLSLGEVELLVEKWKHRNDVQQSFREKQEQIDQMRREYVRINDLVKLQMKRDTPFERIKKLFSRQKAATEKHQHSQSCADSLLDETKSSIATSCSLKSSARPISSLSLQSVSSSSSSSGRLSTGSNCSGASLGDSGTHSDHEDRRQFGCRLGNPGTLLDNYLVPPPPRPVFTPVSTPGDERHQIVFPSPMSSCSRLHTPTSPTGSDHYQMFPSNIPVYGNGSQPLSTSQSSSYLNTIMETKEQDTQQHYQNGVTLQPIKVNERPNIIYGKLTKSNSSNGCSSFKPKQVACPQVGCIEVQAEVYQNVGQDTTATTSEAVGKEQATESPNYMNC is encoded by the exons ATAATCCCTGTTATTTCTGCAATGACACCAAATCGCCCCGCACCCCGGACTCGCAGTCGTCGGGCAAGGGCTTCTCGATATTCAAACGTCGCAACTCCAAGGGCAGCAGCCCGCGGCCATTGGCCGGCAATCCGGAACAGATGCGTCTCATGACATCGGCCAACTTGgatacaacagcaacaatggccTTTGGCAGCCCTCGCGGCAGCTTCAACTCTCTGGGCGGTTTCTCACAA CACTCGTTTGAACTGCAGCCGCTGATGTATCGCCAACGATCGTCGAATTCGCATTCGGAATCATTTCGCGAGCGTCTTGGCTCCTGCAATGAAACGCACAGCTCTCAGTGCCCTGGAGGTGGCATCTCAGAGCACGATGAGGTCTTCAATGCAAG CAAATCCCAGCGTCATCACACGCTGCCAAGTGGAggaaacaacagcagcggcacaCGTCGCCATTCGTTTGGCAACtgggcacaacaacagcagcatcaacagcatcagcagcgacAGCTCAACACATCTGGCAGCTCGACGTGCACATCGCCATTGATTGGCCCCAGCTCGCCGGATGAGGTGCCCAGCATGCTGGCCCCACGTCCGCCAGTGGTGTCGCCAAACAAATTTCGCGGCAGCTCCTATCGCAGTCGCAGAG ACAACTGCGGCAACGTGAACAACACAAACGGAACACCAGCAACCGGCTACGGCTTCGGTCAGCCGGGTTACAACATGGACGACATTCTGATCGTCACTGCCAAGCACAGTGAACGCGCCTATCTGCGCGCCACTTTCCTGAAGAACCATTTCGACAAGATCACCAAGCAGCGCGGACGCAAACCATTCAA TTTTCTGCACATTAAAATTGATGATGGCCCCTTCAGCGAGGAGATCGCCCAGAAATATCAGAATACAGCATTACAGATTTTCATATTGTGTCCCGCCTTACTGGCACTACCACACAGCTTTCTGATGGCCCAACTGTCGTCGATCATACGCGTGGAGAAGGTGCTGGCCATACTGCTGGATGTGGGCGAGGATAAGGTCAAGGAGATGCACAAGACAGCGCTGCCCAGCTACTACAAGTGGCGTCGTTGTGTGGTGCGTGACAATGATCAGGCGCAGATCAGCAACATACTCGGCATTGCCACCGATATCTTGGGACGTGCGTTGTGCCAACGGCCTCCGTGTCAggacaacagcaatagcagcaacaacaacagcatttcACGCAGCTTATCCAGCTGCTCGGAGGGTTTCACCGTGCTGCCCAAGAAGGTGAAACAGGGTCAGAACAAAGTGTTGGCCATGCTGGCCGAACCTCTCAAACCCAACGATGCCCTCAAACTGCTCGTGGAGAAGTCGGGTGAGCTGATTGAGATCAGGAACTTCAAGTGTCGCAATCCCTATACTATACAGTTTGCCATACCCGAATCCTGCATGGAAATCTCCACAATGATCGAAATACGCATCGAGAAGAATAACAAGAGCCTCGGAGCACGTCCCATCAAATGCGAGAGTCGTCTACGTGAACTGGAGCAACTGTTGCGCATCGAGGATTCGCCCATTGAGTTCATGTGTCATGCGCTGGGCGTTGGTCCGCTGGAGCGTGATGCACTCGATCAGCATTTGCTGCAGTGCTTCCAACGCAACATGCCACCCAATTTCCATCTGCTCAACGGTCCCTACGAGCGTCAACCGCACTTCTTCTCACGCCTCGAGTCCAGTCCCGAAGAGTATCCTACACTGTTGCATTTCGCCGCACGTTGGGGCTTCAATCGGTTGTGTCTGCAGCTGATGGAGTGTCCGGGTGGCGACACAGCTTGTGGCGTGCGCAATTGCGCTGGACGCACACCCGCCGAGCTGGCCGAGCAGGAGGGACACCACAAGTTGGCACAGAATATTGTTAGCTTCTCGGAGTTTCACAATCTCACCATGGTCTATCATTACTTCAAGGGCATTGAGAATCCCAGCAGCGGAGCCAGCAGCCCAGGAGCTCAAACAaagccaccagcagcagcaacaacagcagcggctgccAAGAATCCTCCACCAACTCAAGTCGTGATTGGAGCGTTGCCCGCATCGCCGCGAGCCAAGCCGCCAAAGCAGCTGCCCACAGCCGCTGAGTACATGGAAATGTCGAGCGGTTCGGAGCGTGAAAATACGCCCGAGGTGCGTGCCAAGACTGAGACAATGGCCATATCGAATCTCAACTACATCAGCGTGGAGACCGAGGATGAGAATCTGCAGTGCAGTGCCACCGAGAAGCACCTCGAGAGCAGCAAAGTCCTCGaaactccaacaacaacaggaccTGCGCAGACAACAAATGAATTGCGCATCAATGAACCGCCATACTATCAATCCAAGGAGCAAAACAAATCCCAAGATGTGGTCGACGGTGCTGCGGCAACCGATAAGTTTAGCCAGGAGTGTTCACAGCTGCTCGAAGCGAATGCAGCTGGCAACGATTATGTAATGCAACCCTCCAACATACCAGTGCAGCAGCCCGACGATGGCAACTATCTGTTTCAGCCCTCCAATCGCCCAGTGGAAGAGCCACTGCGTCCCAGTCGCTCGACCATGCGGTTGCCCCAAGTGACACCAGCTTATGGCACACTGAAGCGCAGTGCCAGCGATGCCTCGAGCAGCACACGCGCCAATGCCGACGATGAGCTCGCCGAGATTATGCATGACTTCAAGAACAATGTGTTGTCGTTGGGTGAAGTCGAGTTGCTGGTGGAGAAGTGGAAGCATCGCAATGATGTGCAGCAAAGCTTTCGCGAGAAGCAGGAGCAGATCGATCAAATGCGACGCGAATATGTGCGCATCAATGATCTTGTCAAGCTGCAAATGAAACGCGACACGCCCTTCGAGCGCATCAAGAAACTATTCTCCCGACAAAAGGCAGCCACAGAGAAACATCAGCACAGTCAAAGCTGTGCCGATAGTCTGCTGGATGAGACCAAGAGTTCCATTGCCACAAGTTGTAGTCTCAAGTCATCGGCACGTCCCATTAGCTCGCTGAGTCTGCAGAGCGTTTCCAGCTCCAGTTCGTCGTCGGGTCGCCTCAGCACTGGCAGCAATTGCAGCGGCGCTTCGCTCGGTGATTCGGGCACGCATTCCGATCACGAGGATCGCCGACAGTTTGGCTGCCGCCTGGGAAATCCTGGCACGCTGTTGGACAACTATTTGGTTCCGCCACCGCCGCGTCCAGTTTTTACGCCCGTCTCAACACCAGGTGATGAACGCCATCAGATCGTCTTCCCATCGCCCATGTCGAGCTGCTCGCGCCTGCACACGCCCACAAGTCCGACGGGCTCGGATCATTATCAGATGTTTCCCTCGAACATACCCGTCTACGGAAATGGCAGCCAACCGTTGTCCACATCACAGAGCAGCAGCTATCTAAACACCATCATGGAGACAAAGGAGCAAGATACTCAGCAACACTATCAGAATGGCGTCACCTTGCAACCGATTAAGGTGAACGAACGCCCCAACATCATCTATGGCAAACTGACCAAGAGTAATTCCAGCAACGGCTGCAGCTCCTTTAAACCCAAACAGGTTGCCTGCCCCCAAGTGGGTTGCATTGAAGTCCAGGCTGAGGTCTATCAAAATGTGGGCCAAGATACAACTGCGACAACATCCGAAGCCGTTGGCAAAGAGCAGGCCACAGAGTCGCCCAACTACATGAACTGTTAA
- the LOC117574744 gene encoding phosphoinositide 3-kinase adapter protein 1 isoform X4: MLLKSEDIEMETFCCDNCGNVNNTNGTPATGYGFGQPGYNMDDILIVTAKHSERAYLRATFLKNHFDKITKQRGRKPFNFLHIKIDDGPFSEEIAQKYQNTALQIFILCPALLALPHSFLMAQLSSIIRVEKVLAILLDVGEDKVKEMHKTALPSYYKWRRCVVRDNDQAQISNILGIATDILGRALCQRPPCQDNSNSSNNNSISRSLSSCSEGFTVLPKKVKQGQNKVLAMLAEPLKPNDALKLLVEKSGELIEIRNFKCRNPYTIQFAIPESCMEISTMIEIRIEKNNKSLGARPIKCESRLRELEQLLRIEDSPIEFMCHALGVGPLERDALDQHLLQCFQRNMPPNFHLLNGPYERQPHFFSRLESSPEEYPTLLHFAARWGFNRLCLQLMECPGGDTACGVRNCAGRTPAELAEQEGHHKLAQNIVSFSEFHNLTMVYHYFKGIENPSSGASSPGAQTKPPAAATTAAAAKNPPPTQVVIGALPASPRAKPPKQLPTAAEYMEMSSGSERENTPEVRAKTETMAISNLNYISVETEDENLQCSATEKHLESSKVLETPTTTGPAQTTNELRINEPPYYQSKEQNKSQDVVDGAAATDKFSQECSQLLEANAAGNDYVMQPSNIPVQQPDDGNYLFQPSNRPVEEPLRPSRSTMRLPQVTPAYGTLKRSASDASSSTRANADDELAEIMHDFKNNVLSLGEVELLVEKWKHRNDVQQSFREKQEQIDQMRREYVRINDLVKLQMKRDTPFERIKKLFSRQKAATEKHQHSQSCADSLLDETKSSIATSCSLKSSARPISSLSLQSVSSSSSSSGRLSTGSNCSGASLGDSGTHSDHEDRRQFGCRLGNPGTLLDNYLVPPPPRPVFTPVSTPGDERHQIVFPSPMSSCSRLHTPTSPTGSDHYQMFPSNIPVYGNGSQPLSTSQSSSYLNTIMETKEQDTQQHYQNGVTLQPIKVNERPNIIYGKLTKSNSSNGCSSFKPKQVACPQVGCIEVQAEVYQNVGQDTTATTSEAVGKEQATESPNYMNC; this comes from the exons ATGCTGCTCAAAAGCGAAGACATTGAAATGGAAACGTTCTGCTGCG ACAACTGCGGCAACGTGAACAACACAAACGGAACACCAGCAACCGGCTACGGCTTCGGTCAGCCGGGTTACAACATGGACGACATTCTGATCGTCACTGCCAAGCACAGTGAACGCGCCTATCTGCGCGCCACTTTCCTGAAGAACCATTTCGACAAGATCACCAAGCAGCGCGGACGCAAACCATTCAA TTTTCTGCACATTAAAATTGATGATGGCCCCTTCAGCGAGGAGATCGCCCAGAAATATCAGAATACAGCATTACAGATTTTCATATTGTGTCCCGCCTTACTGGCACTACCACACAGCTTTCTGATGGCCCAACTGTCGTCGATCATACGCGTGGAGAAGGTGCTGGCCATACTGCTGGATGTGGGCGAGGATAAGGTCAAGGAGATGCACAAGACAGCGCTGCCCAGCTACTACAAGTGGCGTCGTTGTGTGGTGCGTGACAATGATCAGGCGCAGATCAGCAACATACTCGGCATTGCCACCGATATCTTGGGACGTGCGTTGTGCCAACGGCCTCCGTGTCAggacaacagcaatagcagcaacaacaacagcatttcACGCAGCTTATCCAGCTGCTCGGAGGGTTTCACCGTGCTGCCCAAGAAGGTGAAACAGGGTCAGAACAAAGTGTTGGCCATGCTGGCCGAACCTCTCAAACCCAACGATGCCCTCAAACTGCTCGTGGAGAAGTCGGGTGAGCTGATTGAGATCAGGAACTTCAAGTGTCGCAATCCCTATACTATACAGTTTGCCATACCCGAATCCTGCATGGAAATCTCCACAATGATCGAAATACGCATCGAGAAGAATAACAAGAGCCTCGGAGCACGTCCCATCAAATGCGAGAGTCGTCTACGTGAACTGGAGCAACTGTTGCGCATCGAGGATTCGCCCATTGAGTTCATGTGTCATGCGCTGGGCGTTGGTCCGCTGGAGCGTGATGCACTCGATCAGCATTTGCTGCAGTGCTTCCAACGCAACATGCCACCCAATTTCCATCTGCTCAACGGTCCCTACGAGCGTCAACCGCACTTCTTCTCACGCCTCGAGTCCAGTCCCGAAGAGTATCCTACACTGTTGCATTTCGCCGCACGTTGGGGCTTCAATCGGTTGTGTCTGCAGCTGATGGAGTGTCCGGGTGGCGACACAGCTTGTGGCGTGCGCAATTGCGCTGGACGCACACCCGCCGAGCTGGCCGAGCAGGAGGGACACCACAAGTTGGCACAGAATATTGTTAGCTTCTCGGAGTTTCACAATCTCACCATGGTCTATCATTACTTCAAGGGCATTGAGAATCCCAGCAGCGGAGCCAGCAGCCCAGGAGCTCAAACAaagccaccagcagcagcaacaacagcagcggctgccAAGAATCCTCCACCAACTCAAGTCGTGATTGGAGCGTTGCCCGCATCGCCGCGAGCCAAGCCGCCAAAGCAGCTGCCCACAGCCGCTGAGTACATGGAAATGTCGAGCGGTTCGGAGCGTGAAAATACGCCCGAGGTGCGTGCCAAGACTGAGACAATGGCCATATCGAATCTCAACTACATCAGCGTGGAGACCGAGGATGAGAATCTGCAGTGCAGTGCCACCGAGAAGCACCTCGAGAGCAGCAAAGTCCTCGaaactccaacaacaacaggaccTGCGCAGACAACAAATGAATTGCGCATCAATGAACCGCCATACTATCAATCCAAGGAGCAAAACAAATCCCAAGATGTGGTCGACGGTGCTGCGGCAACCGATAAGTTTAGCCAGGAGTGTTCACAGCTGCTCGAAGCGAATGCAGCTGGCAACGATTATGTAATGCAACCCTCCAACATACCAGTGCAGCAGCCCGACGATGGCAACTATCTGTTTCAGCCCTCCAATCGCCCAGTGGAAGAGCCACTGCGTCCCAGTCGCTCGACCATGCGGTTGCCCCAAGTGACACCAGCTTATGGCACACTGAAGCGCAGTGCCAGCGATGCCTCGAGCAGCACACGCGCCAATGCCGACGATGAGCTCGCCGAGATTATGCATGACTTCAAGAACAATGTGTTGTCGTTGGGTGAAGTCGAGTTGCTGGTGGAGAAGTGGAAGCATCGCAATGATGTGCAGCAAAGCTTTCGCGAGAAGCAGGAGCAGATCGATCAAATGCGACGCGAATATGTGCGCATCAATGATCTTGTCAAGCTGCAAATGAAACGCGACACGCCCTTCGAGCGCATCAAGAAACTATTCTCCCGACAAAAGGCAGCCACAGAGAAACATCAGCACAGTCAAAGCTGTGCCGATAGTCTGCTGGATGAGACCAAGAGTTCCATTGCCACAAGTTGTAGTCTCAAGTCATCGGCACGTCCCATTAGCTCGCTGAGTCTGCAGAGCGTTTCCAGCTCCAGTTCGTCGTCGGGTCGCCTCAGCACTGGCAGCAATTGCAGCGGCGCTTCGCTCGGTGATTCGGGCACGCATTCCGATCACGAGGATCGCCGACAGTTTGGCTGCCGCCTGGGAAATCCTGGCACGCTGTTGGACAACTATTTGGTTCCGCCACCGCCGCGTCCAGTTTTTACGCCCGTCTCAACACCAGGTGATGAACGCCATCAGATCGTCTTCCCATCGCCCATGTCGAGCTGCTCGCGCCTGCACACGCCCACAAGTCCGACGGGCTCGGATCATTATCAGATGTTTCCCTCGAACATACCCGTCTACGGAAATGGCAGCCAACCGTTGTCCACATCACAGAGCAGCAGCTATCTAAACACCATCATGGAGACAAAGGAGCAAGATACTCAGCAACACTATCAGAATGGCGTCACCTTGCAACCGATTAAGGTGAACGAACGCCCCAACATCATCTATGGCAAACTGACCAAGAGTAATTCCAGCAACGGCTGCAGCTCCTTTAAACCCAAACAGGTTGCCTGCCCCCAAGTGGGTTGCATTGAAGTCCAGGCTGAGGTCTATCAAAATGTGGGCCAAGATACAACTGCGACAACATCCGAAGCCGTTGGCAAAGAGCAGGCCACAGAGTCGCCCAACTACATGAACTGTTAA